One Rhodoferax ferrireducens T118 DNA segment encodes these proteins:
- the groL gene encoding chaperonin GroEL (60 kDa chaperone family; promotes refolding of misfolded polypeptides especially under stressful conditions; forms two stacked rings of heptamers to form a barrel-shaped 14mer; ends can be capped by GroES; misfolded proteins enter the barrel where they are refolded when GroES binds) produces MAAKDVIFGGEARARMVEGVNILANAVKVTLGPKGRNVVLDRSFGAPTVTKDGVSVAKEIELKDKLQNMGAQMVKEVASKTSDIAGDGTTTATVLAQAIVHEGMKYVTAGMNPMDLKRGIDKAVHALIVELKKASKATTTSKEIAQVGSISANSDEAIGKIIADAMDKVGKEGVITVEDGKSLDSELDVVEGMQFDRGYLSPYFINNPEKQAALLDNPFVLLYDKKISNIRDLLPTLEQVAKSGRPLLIISEDVEGEALATLVVNTIRGILKVVAVKAPGFGDRRKAMLEDIAILTGGKVIAEEVGMSLEKVTLADLGSAKRIEVGKENTIIIDGAGAAADIEARVKQVRVQIEEATSDYDREKLQERVAKLAGGVAVIKVGAATEVEMKEKKARVEDALHATRAAVEEGIVAGGGVALLRAKQAVGTLKGANADQDAGIKLVMKAIEAPLREIVYNAGGEASVVVNAVMAGKGNYGFNAANDTYGDMIEMGILDPTKVTRTALQNAASVASLMLTTECMVSESPKDDSAAGMGGMGGGDMGGMGGMGGMGM; encoded by the coding sequence ATGGCAGCAAAAGACGTAATTTTCGGCGGCGAAGCCCGCGCACGCATGGTCGAGGGTGTCAACATCCTGGCCAACGCCGTCAAGGTAACCCTCGGCCCCAAGGGCCGCAATGTGGTGCTGGACCGTAGCTTCGGCGCCCCCACCGTGACCAAGGACGGTGTGTCCGTGGCCAAGGAAATCGAACTCAAGGACAAGCTGCAAAACATGGGTGCGCAGATGGTCAAGGAAGTTGCTTCCAAAACCTCTGACATCGCTGGCGACGGCACCACCACCGCGACCGTGCTGGCCCAAGCCATCGTGCACGAAGGCATGAAGTACGTGACCGCCGGCATGAACCCGATGGACCTGAAGCGCGGTATCGACAAGGCAGTACACGCCCTGATCGTTGAGCTCAAAAAAGCGTCCAAAGCCACCACCACCTCCAAAGAAATCGCGCAAGTCGGCTCCATCTCGGCCAACTCGGACGAAGCCATTGGCAAGATCATTGCTGATGCGATGGACAAAGTGGGCAAAGAAGGCGTGATCACGGTTGAAGACGGCAAGTCGCTTGACTCCGAACTCGACGTGGTTGAAGGCATGCAGTTTGACCGTGGCTACCTGTCACCTTACTTCATCAACAACCCTGAAAAGCAAGCCGCTTTGCTGGACAACCCGTTTGTGCTGCTGTACGACAAGAAGATCAGCAACATCCGTGACCTGCTGCCAACCTTGGAACAAGTCGCCAAGTCCGGCCGTCCTTTGTTGATCATCTCTGAAGATGTCGAAGGCGAAGCGCTGGCCACTCTGGTGGTCAACACCATCCGTGGCATTCTGAAGGTGGTCGCGGTCAAGGCGCCAGGTTTTGGCGATCGTCGCAAGGCCATGCTGGAAGACATCGCCATCCTGACCGGCGGCAAGGTCATTGCTGAAGAAGTCGGCATGTCGCTCGAAAAAGTGACCCTGGCTGACCTCGGCTCGGCCAAGCGCATCGAAGTGGGCAAAGAAAACACCATCATCATCGACGGTGCTGGCGCTGCTGCTGATATCGAAGCCCGCGTCAAACAAGTGCGCGTGCAAATCGAAGAAGCCACGTCCGACTACGACCGTGAAAAACTGCAAGAGCGCGTGGCCAAGCTGGCTGGCGGTGTTGCCGTGATCAAGGTCGGCGCTGCCACCGAAGTCGAAATGAAAGAGAAGAAAGCCCGCGTTGAAGACGCCCTGCACGCAACCCGCGCTGCGGTGGAAGAAGGCATCGTGGCTGGCGGCGGCGTCGCTCTGTTGCGCGCCAAGCAAGCGGTCGGCACCCTCAAGGGCGCCAATGCCGATCAGGACGCCGGTATCAAGCTGGTGATGAAAGCCATCGAAGCGCCTTTGCGCGAGATCGTTTACAACGCCGGTGGCGAAGCCTCGGTGGTGGTGAATGCGGTGATGGCCGGCAAGGGCAACTACGGCTTTAACGCTGCCAACGACACCTATGGCGACATGATCGAAATGGGTATTCTGGACCCGACCAAAGTGACCCGCACGGCACTGCAAAACGCAGCGTCTGTGGCTTCGTTGATGCTGACCACCGAATGCATGGTGTCTGAATCACCGAAGGACGACTCGGCTGCTGGCATGGGCGGCATGGGCGGCGGCGACATGGGTGGCATGGGCGGCATGGGCGGCATGGGCATGTAA
- a CDS encoding sodium:calcium antiporter, with product MDSVVLIWLQFSLCVGVIGVAGVRLSRYGDAIATHTSLSRNWVGLILLATVTSLPELVTGLSAVTVAAAPDIAVGDVLGSCVFNLAILAMIDVTYRKGAIYALADSEHIVSAGFGVILLAGVCLAVLLTTQGMMPSIGHVSLASVMIFVMYLVAIRALYLTEQRRSSLFVAKQPDMTLKAALMGYGVASATIVGAGIWLPIIGVELARLMGWSNSFVGTLFVAFATSVPELATTWGAIRIGAIDMAIGNLLGSNLFDVLILAIDDFAYLPGAIYAHVSQVHAVSAITACLMSGVVIVSLAYRPVSRVWHIASWASLSLLALYLLNAAIQFLHGQ from the coding sequence ATGGACTCCGTCGTTCTGATCTGGCTGCAATTTAGCTTGTGCGTGGGTGTGATTGGTGTCGCCGGTGTGCGCCTGAGCCGTTATGGGGATGCCATTGCCACGCACACCAGTCTTTCGCGCAACTGGGTGGGCCTGATTTTGTTGGCGACCGTCACATCCTTGCCGGAACTGGTCACGGGCTTAAGCGCGGTGACAGTCGCAGCAGCGCCCGACATTGCCGTAGGTGACGTCCTCGGAAGTTGTGTTTTCAACCTGGCGATTCTTGCGATGATTGATGTGACTTATCGCAAGGGCGCTATCTACGCCCTGGCGGATAGTGAACATATCGTGTCGGCGGGCTTTGGTGTCATTCTGCTGGCGGGTGTGTGCCTTGCGGTGCTGCTGACCACGCAGGGCATGATGCCCTCCATCGGGCATGTCAGTTTGGCCAGCGTGATGATCTTTGTGATGTATTTGGTGGCGATACGAGCGCTCTACCTGACAGAGCAGCGCCGCTCCAGCCTCTTCGTGGCCAAACAACCGGACATGACCCTCAAGGCCGCGTTGATGGGCTATGGCGTGGCCTCGGCCACGATTGTGGGCGCGGGCATCTGGTTACCGATCATCGGCGTGGAGTTGGCCCGCCTCATGGGCTGGTCGAATTCCTTCGTTGGAACGCTCTTTGTGGCATTTGCCACCTCCGTGCCAGAACTGGCCACCACTTGGGGTGCCATCCGCATAGGCGCGATCGATATGGCGATTGGCAATCTGTTGGGCAGCAATCTGTTCGACGTGCTGATTCTGGCAATCGATGACTTTGCGTACCTGCCTGGCGCCATCTATGCGCATGTGTCGCAAGTGCATGCTGTGTCGGCTATTACCGCTTGTTTGATGAGCGGCGTTGTGATTGTGTCCCTGGCTTATCGTCCAGTGTCGCGGGTCTGGCATATTGCCAGTTGGGCCAGCCTGTCGCTATTGGCCTTGTACTTGTTGAATGCGGCGATTCAATTCCTACATGGACAGTAG
- a CDS encoding HAD-IA family hydrolase codes for MNVVFDFGAVLFTWRPTELLRRHFPQRAASEPQAENLAQAVFGHADWHQFDRGVLSIDTVVTRTAARLDLDPGALTGLVESIADHLVPMQGSLALLAQLRALRQRQADAPKLYFLSNMPAPYARALVQRHAFLQWFDGGIFSSDVSLIKPEPEVYALLERRYALAPARTIFIDDHAANVKAAQARGWHGIQFESAPQVQAQLLRYGLALLLPDR; via the coding sequence ATGAACGTCGTCTTTGACTTTGGCGCTGTGCTGTTCACCTGGCGCCCGACCGAGCTGCTGCGTCGCCACTTTCCCCAGCGTGCGGCCTCGGAACCTCAGGCGGAGAATCTGGCGCAGGCGGTGTTTGGTCACGCCGACTGGCACCAGTTTGACCGTGGCGTCCTGTCGATCGACACGGTGGTCACACGCACCGCCGCGCGGCTCGACCTGGACCCCGGCGCGTTGACGGGCTTGGTGGAAAGCATCGCCGACCATCTGGTGCCGATGCAGGGCTCGCTGGCTTTGCTGGCGCAGCTGCGCGCTCTGCGTCAGCGGCAGGCCGATGCGCCCAAGCTCTACTTTTTGTCCAACATGCCTGCACCTTACGCCCGCGCACTGGTGCAGCGTCATGCCTTTTTGCAGTGGTTCGATGGCGGTATCTTCTCCAGCGATGTGAGTCTGATCAAACCTGAACCGGAGGTTTATGCCTTGCTGGAGCGCCGCTACGCCTTGGCGCCAGCCCGCACGATTTTTATTGATGACCATGCGGCCAATGTGAAAGCGGCGCAGGCGCGCGGCTGGCACGGCATCCAGTTTGAATCGGCACCGCAGGTGCAGGCGCAGTTGCTGCGTTATGGCTTGGCGCTACTGCTCCCTGACAGGTAG
- a CDS encoding co-chaperone GroES — protein MKLRPLHDRVIVKRVENETKTASGIVIPDSAAEKPDQGEVLAVGPGKKNDKGEISPMAVKVGDRVLFGKYSGQTVKVAGDELLVMKEDDLFAVVEK, from the coding sequence ATGAAACTTCGTCCCCTGCACGACCGCGTGATTGTCAAACGCGTTGAAAACGAGACCAAAACCGCCTCTGGCATCGTCATTCCGGACAGCGCTGCTGAAAAGCCTGATCAAGGTGAAGTGCTGGCCGTGGGCCCTGGCAAAAAGAATGACAAGGGCGAAATCAGCCCCATGGCAGTCAAGGTCGGCGACCGCGTGTTGTTCGGCAAGTACAGCGGCCAAACCGTCAAGGTGGCTGGCGACGAACTCCTCGTGATGAAAGAGGATGATTTGTTTGCTGTGGTCGAGAAGTAA
- a CDS encoding ATP-binding protein, with protein sequence MTNIGLTQPNRTSHRIPWLMGLGYILVFLLLDWASYIRPFQGLNITPWNPQPALAVALLLLNRRWLWIVWVSLITAELVVRGNPADWLVVLTSTAALSLVYAAIAHSLTTRMDRALALATQRDLLWFTGIVVTGALLSGVVYITAFSVAGLGPSGPTYEPIVRYWIGDAVGLIVLLPMLLVVMDPLRRATLVETLKSRQWWAVAVLTCLLLWVVFGPGGQDHFKYFYLLFVPVVWASAKLGVPGAVLASGLTQLGLIFAVQSVPNEDLTVFELQVLMAAVTMTGLLLGVAVDERTRAAAELRGSLRMAAAGQMAAALAHELSQPLTALSNYAQACQMLVTDAPGLQPDHRDQLVEVMQRMVDDANRAGNVIKRLRDFFRTGSTHLHLASPTAIVEEAVQVHLRRADALKLRMESQIQDNLPMVWMDPIQIAVVLRNLVTNAIDSAAATRNGDLVVIRACVTDGELLIEVRDNGPGVGTARLQTLFEAGPSDKPGGMGVGLSICRAIVEAHGGRLWAEPGSEGCFRFTLPVESENHSEVKNA encoded by the coding sequence ATGACAAACATTGGTCTGACCCAGCCAAACCGAACTTCACATCGAATTCCATGGCTTATGGGTCTGGGCTACATATTGGTTTTTTTGCTGCTCGACTGGGCGAGCTACATACGGCCTTTTCAAGGTCTCAATATCACGCCTTGGAATCCGCAGCCGGCGCTTGCCGTCGCATTGCTGCTGTTGAACAGGCGCTGGCTGTGGATTGTCTGGGTAAGCCTGATAACGGCTGAGCTGGTCGTGCGCGGAAATCCAGCCGACTGGCTCGTGGTATTGACATCAACGGCCGCGCTCAGTCTGGTTTACGCTGCCATTGCCCATAGCTTGACAACCCGAATGGATCGCGCGCTGGCCTTGGCCACACAAAGAGATCTTTTGTGGTTCACTGGCATCGTCGTGACTGGAGCACTGCTGAGCGGTGTGGTCTACATCACAGCATTCTCAGTGGCAGGTCTAGGGCCGAGTGGTCCAACCTACGAGCCGATCGTGCGGTATTGGATTGGCGACGCCGTGGGTCTAATCGTGCTGCTGCCAATGCTTCTCGTTGTAATGGATCCCCTACGTCGGGCCACACTGGTCGAAACGCTTAAAAGCCGTCAGTGGTGGGCCGTCGCTGTTCTAACGTGCTTGCTCCTTTGGGTCGTGTTTGGTCCAGGTGGGCAAGACCATTTCAAATACTTCTACTTACTGTTTGTGCCTGTTGTCTGGGCATCAGCCAAGCTGGGGGTACCTGGGGCTGTGCTTGCCTCGGGCCTGACCCAGTTGGGACTGATCTTCGCCGTGCAATCGGTACCCAACGAGGACCTGACGGTGTTCGAGCTTCAGGTGCTGATGGCCGCAGTTACCATGACAGGTTTACTTCTTGGCGTTGCCGTTGATGAAAGAACTCGCGCAGCCGCTGAACTTCGAGGCAGCTTGCGCATGGCTGCGGCCGGCCAGATGGCGGCGGCGCTGGCCCATGAATTAAGTCAACCCCTTACAGCACTGAGCAACTACGCCCAAGCCTGCCAAATGCTCGTAACCGACGCACCCGGCCTACAACCGGATCATCGTGACCAATTGGTCGAAGTTATGCAGCGGATGGTTGACGATGCCAACCGTGCTGGTAATGTAATCAAGCGTTTGCGCGACTTTTTCAGGACCGGATCCACACATCTGCACTTGGCCTCACCAACGGCAATCGTCGAAGAAGCAGTGCAAGTTCACCTTCGCCGGGCCGACGCCCTGAAACTGCGTATGGAAAGCCAAATTCAGGACAACTTGCCGATGGTATGGATGGATCCTATCCAGATCGCTGTGGTACTGCGCAATTTAGTCACGAATGCCATAGACTCTGCCGCGGCGACAAGAAACGGCGACCTCGTGGTGATTCGGGCGTGCGTCACCGATGGCGAGTTGCTGATCGAAGTTCGAGACAATGGCCCCGGCGTCGGCACGGCTCGCCTGCAAACCCTGTTTGAGGCCGGACCTTCAGACAAGCCGGGCGGCATGGGAGTTGGTTTGAGCATCTGCCGCGCGATTGTTGAAGCCCATGGGGGCAGACTCTGGGCGGAACCGGGCTCAGAAGGCTGCTTCCGCTTTACGCTGCCAGTGGAGAGCGAAAACCATAGCGAAGTTAAAAATGCATAA
- a CDS encoding alpha/beta hydrolase translates to MLQILLLLSLLASSGCAWLDARQRELIYRPTPGSPAELTDLRAGEEHYFVNLPANARPPDDSDHQPLTADAGTVNNTQRIELWWLPHPDKSAPTLLYLHGTFRTVPQNRHKIDALREAGFAVLAVEYRGWGLSTAITPSEQTLVQDADAAWAELQRREPRAAQRVIYGHSMGSGVAVDLASRLKARQDYGALILESAFTSFADVASEAGLFASLLLHLNNERFASIDKITHVHAPLLMIHGSADTTIPIRLGRQLFMAANPPKRWLNIHDGAHSDLQQIGHAQYQATLQRFKNDYLSGSSSAKP, encoded by the coding sequence TTGCTGCAGATTTTATTGCTCCTGTCCTTGCTCGCCAGCAGCGGTTGCGCCTGGCTCGATGCCCGCCAACGCGAGCTCATCTACCGCCCCACACCCGGCAGCCCGGCTGAGTTGACGGACTTGCGCGCCGGTGAGGAGCATTATTTTGTCAACCTGCCAGCCAATGCCCGCCCGCCCGACGACTCAGACCACCAGCCCCTCACCGCCGATGCCGGCACGGTCAACAACACCCAACGGATCGAACTCTGGTGGCTGCCCCATCCCGACAAAAGCGCGCCAACGTTGTTGTATCTGCATGGCACATTTCGCACCGTGCCGCAAAACCGGCACAAGATCGATGCGCTGCGCGAGGCCGGCTTTGCCGTGCTGGCGGTGGAATACCGGGGCTGGGGCTTGAGTACCGCGATCACACCGTCGGAACAAACGCTGGTGCAGGATGCCGATGCCGCCTGGGCAGAGCTGCAGCGCCGTGAGCCACGTGCCGCCCAACGGGTCATCTACGGCCACTCCATGGGCAGCGGTGTCGCGGTGGATCTGGCCAGCCGCCTGAAGGCCCGGCAAGACTATGGGGCGCTGATTCTGGAGTCGGCCTTCACCAGCTTTGCCGACGTCGCGAGCGAGGCCGGGCTGTTTGCGTCGCTGCTGCTGCACCTCAATAACGAGCGCTTTGCCTCCATTGACAAGATTACCCACGTGCACGCCCCGCTCCTGATGATCCATGGCTCGGCTGACACAACAATACCCATCCGTCTGGGCCGGCAATTATTTATGGCGGCCAACCCGCCCAAACGCTGGCTCAACATCCACGACGGCGCACACAGCGATCTGCAGCAAATCGGCCACGCGCAATACCAGGCCACGCTGCAGCGCTTCAAGAACGACTACCTGTCAGGGAGCAGTAGCGCCAAGCCATAA
- a CDS encoding LuxR C-terminal-related transcriptional regulator — MDFIEKPFDGKQLLGAIENALSGFRALDTAQARAAFTKPTLGQLSIREREVMTLMVKGLHNRRIAETLGISPRTVEVHKARVMEKLGAQNIVDLVRLVDKGLT; from the coding sequence GTGGACTTTATTGAAAAACCTTTTGACGGCAAGCAACTTCTGGGTGCGATCGAGAACGCCCTGTCGGGCTTTCGCGCCCTTGACACTGCACAGGCTAGAGCTGCTTTCACCAAACCAACGCTTGGGCAACTCTCGATACGCGAGCGTGAAGTGATGACATTGATGGTTAAGGGTCTTCACAACCGTCGCATCGCTGAGACGCTTGGTATCAGTCCCAGAACTGTTGAGGTCCACAAGGCACGGGTGATGGAAAAACTCGGCGCGCAAAACATTGTCGATCTGGTGCGATTGGTTGATAAGGGCTTGACCTGA
- the pgi gene encoding glucose-6-phosphate isomerase: protein MTPTRCDRTPAWGALQAAYQTQGRAFDLRRAFALDAGRFEAFSQGAPHVFADLSKNLIDAGTEQQLLELARQTGLEQHRDAMFAGEKINTTEQRAVMHWLLRTPPADPAMPAQSVHRHMAETLHEVHTTLEAMLAFAEAVRADETITDIVNIGIGGSDLGPQMAVLALDAFVLPGKRFHFVSNVDGHELAAVLRRLKPQSTLFLIASKTFTTIETMTNARSAKAWFEAQGGTDIARHFAALTTNVAAANNFGISTTFGFWDWVGGRYSVWSAIGLPLAIAIGAVGFRDFLAGAHAMDRHFATVPLAQNLPVRLGLLDVWYRNFHGFTSRSIAPYHSALKRYPAYLQQLEMESNGKRVDAHGEALPYGTAPVLWGEPGTNGQHAYFQMLHQGTDVVPVEFVAVKQAAHDLPGHHDLLLANVLAQAQALMVGQADAGGHKNFPGNRPSTFLLLDALTPASLGALIALQEHRVFVSGSVWGINSFDQWGVELGKVLAKDVAVRLSSGNVTGLDGSTAGLLARLRA from the coding sequence ATGACACCTACCCGTTGTGACCGAACCCCCGCCTGGGGCGCGCTGCAAGCCGCTTATCAGACCCAAGGCCGCGCCTTTGACCTGCGCCGTGCATTCGCTTTGGACGCGGGCCGGTTTGAGGCTTTCAGCCAAGGCGCACCCCATGTTTTTGCGGATTTGTCCAAGAATCTGATCGACGCCGGGACCGAGCAGCAGCTGTTGGAGCTGGCGCGTCAAACCGGCCTCGAGCAGCACCGGGATGCTATGTTTGCCGGTGAAAAAATAAACACCACCGAGCAGCGTGCTGTCATGCACTGGCTGTTGAGAACGCCGCCGGCCGACCCCGCCATGCCGGCACAATCCGTGCACCGACATATGGCAGAGACGCTGCACGAGGTGCACACCACGCTGGAAGCCATGCTGGCGTTTGCCGAGGCTGTGCGCGCGGATGAAACCATCACCGACATCGTCAACATCGGCATTGGCGGCTCGGACCTCGGCCCGCAAATGGCCGTGCTGGCGCTGGACGCGTTTGTGCTGCCGGGCAAACGCTTTCACTTTGTCTCGAACGTGGACGGGCATGAGCTGGCAGCGGTATTGAGACGACTCAAGCCGCAGAGCACGCTGTTTCTGATTGCCAGCAAAACCTTCACCACCATCGAGACCATGACCAACGCGCGCTCGGCCAAAGCCTGGTTTGAAGCCCAGGGTGGCACCGATATTGCGCGCCACTTCGCCGCGCTCACCACCAACGTGGCCGCCGCAAACAACTTCGGCATCAGCACCACTTTCGGTTTTTGGGACTGGGTCGGCGGGCGTTATTCAGTCTGGTCGGCCATTGGCCTGCCGCTGGCCATCGCGATTGGCGCAGTCGGGTTTCGCGATTTCCTGGCTGGTGCGCACGCCATGGACCGGCACTTCGCCACCGTGCCGCTGGCGCAGAACCTGCCGGTTCGCCTGGGCCTGCTCGATGTCTGGTACCGCAACTTTCACGGCTTCACCAGCCGCAGCATTGCGCCCTATCACAGCGCGCTCAAACGCTATCCGGCGTATCTGCAGCAACTGGAGATGGAGAGCAACGGCAAGCGGGTCGACGCGCACGGTGAGGCGTTGCCGTATGGCACGGCGCCGGTGCTGTGGGGTGAACCGGGTACCAACGGCCAGCACGCTTATTTTCAGATGCTGCACCAGGGCACGGACGTGGTGCCGGTCGAGTTTGTGGCGGTCAAACAGGCGGCGCACGATTTGCCTGGCCACCACGACTTGCTGCTGGCCAATGTGCTGGCACAGGCGCAAGCCCTGATGGTGGGCCAGGCAGATGCGGGCGGGCACAAAAACTTTCCGGGTAACCGGCCCAGCACGTTTTTGCTGCTCGATGCGTTGACGCCCGCCAGCCTGGGCGCGCTGATCGCCTTGCAGGAGCACCGTGTCTTTGTCAGCGGCTCGGTCTGGGGCATCAACAGTTTTGACCAATGGGGTGTGGAATTGGGCAAGGTGCTGGCCAAGGATGTGGCGGTGCGTCTGTCCAGCGGCAACGTGACCGGCTTGGATGGCTCCACGGCGGGACTGCTTGCCAGATTGCGGGCCTGA
- the tal gene encoding transaldolase: MNQLDALKQFTTVVADTGDFKQIEAYQPTDATTNPSLILKAVQKPDYRALLTDTVAQFRGRPLDELMDRLLVRFGCEILSIIPGRVSTEVDARLSFDTVASVARAERLIELYQGQGIHVDRVLIKVAATWEGIAAAEQLERRGIHTNLTLLFSFCQAVACAQAKVQLISPFVGRIYDWYKKSAGAAWVEQDNAGAHDPGVQSVRQIFNYYKKFGIATEIMGASFRNVGQITALAGCDLLTISPELLAQLSACKAPLARSLDANAAQSLDLTAVNYDEAGFRFALNEDAMATEKLAEGIRAFCVDAAKLDQLLLAA, from the coding sequence ATGAACCAACTCGATGCCCTCAAACAATTCACCACCGTGGTGGCCGACACCGGCGACTTCAAACAGATTGAAGCCTACCAGCCCACGGACGCCACCACCAACCCGTCGCTGATCCTCAAGGCAGTGCAAAAACCGGACTACCGCGCGCTGCTGACGGACACCGTGGCGCAGTTCCGCGGGCGGCCGCTCGATGAGCTGATGGACCGCTTGCTGGTGCGTTTTGGCTGCGAGATTTTGTCGATCATTCCGGGGCGGGTCTCCACCGAAGTGGATGCGCGGCTGAGTTTTGACACGGTGGCCAGCGTGGCCCGCGCCGAGCGCTTGATCGAGTTGTACCAGGGGCAGGGCATTCACGTCGACCGGGTGCTGATCAAGGTGGCGGCCACCTGGGAAGGTATCGCGGCCGCAGAGCAACTGGAGCGGCGTGGCATTCACACCAATTTGACGCTGCTGTTCTCGTTTTGCCAGGCGGTGGCGTGTGCGCAAGCCAAGGTGCAGCTGATTTCGCCCTTTGTTGGCCGCATTTACGACTGGTACAAGAAGTCGGCCGGTGCGGCGTGGGTCGAGCAGGACAACGCCGGTGCCCATGACCCCGGCGTCCAGTCGGTGCGGCAGATCTTCAACTATTACAAGAAGTTCGGTATTGCCACCGAGATCATGGGCGCGAGTTTTCGTAACGTCGGGCAAATCACGGCGCTGGCGGGATGTGACCTGCTCACCATCAGCCCGGAGCTGCTGGCGCAACTTTCCGCTTGCAAGGCGCCGCTGGCGCGCTCGCTCGACGCCAACGCCGCCCAATCGCTGGACTTGACCGCGGTGAACTATGACGAGGCAGGCTTTCGTTTTGCGCTCAATGAAGATGCCATGGCGACCGAGAAGCTGGCAGAAGGCATACGCGCTTTTTGTGTTGATGCGGCCAAGCTCGATCAGCTGTTGCTGGCGGCCTGA
- a CDS encoding putative Na+/H+ antiporter, whose amino-acid sequence MNAIQWVGAGLFTVALVHTFSTKFFERMAHRGPDHAGMWHLLAEVEVVFGFWAMVLIVAMAVLLGRQAATDYLDSRNFTEPMFVFAIMVVAGSRAVLDMARTSVNIIARFIPLSGGMAFYFVALAFVPLLGSLITEPAAMTLAALMLRDRIYGSSISTKLKYATLGVLFVNVSIGGTLTSFAAPPVLMVASKWNWDSWYMLGHFGWKAALAVAVNALVTTLIFKKELSRLPRTSQSRSAKLPVWVALLHIMFLVGVVVFAHHPAVFMGLFLFFMGFATAYPQFQDRLILREGLLVAFFLAGLVVLGGQQQWWLEPLLRSMDSTTVYFGATALTAVTDNAALTYLGSLVSGLSDEFKHALVAGAVTGGGLTVIANAPNPAGFAILRGHFEDEAIHPIGLLVAALPPTLMAVLAFRLL is encoded by the coding sequence ATGAATGCGATCCAATGGGTCGGCGCGGGCCTCTTCACCGTGGCTCTGGTGCATACGTTTTCCACAAAATTCTTCGAGCGCATGGCACATCGCGGACCGGACCATGCCGGAATGTGGCACTTGCTCGCAGAGGTGGAGGTAGTCTTCGGCTTCTGGGCCATGGTGTTAATAGTAGCCATGGCTGTTTTACTAGGTAGACAAGCGGCAACCGACTACTTGGATTCACGGAACTTCACTGAGCCCATGTTCGTGTTCGCGATCATGGTAGTAGCAGGTAGCCGGGCGGTGCTGGACATGGCACGCACCAGTGTGAACATCATCGCCAGATTTATCCCACTTAGCGGAGGGATGGCGTTCTACTTCGTCGCGCTGGCTTTCGTGCCACTGCTCGGCTCGCTGATAACCGAACCGGCAGCGATGACCTTGGCCGCCTTGATGCTGCGAGACAGGATTTATGGTTCCAGCATATCGACCAAGCTCAAGTACGCCACCTTGGGGGTGCTTTTCGTCAATGTGTCTATCGGGGGCACGCTTACGTCGTTTGCAGCACCGCCGGTACTGATGGTGGCATCTAAGTGGAACTGGGACAGCTGGTACATGCTGGGTCATTTTGGCTGGAAGGCTGCGCTGGCGGTAGCGGTCAACGCGCTGGTAACAACACTCATTTTTAAGAAGGAACTATCGCGCCTGCCCCGAACGTCACAGAGCAGAAGTGCGAAGTTACCCGTCTGGGTAGCCTTGCTGCACATCATGTTCCTTGTCGGCGTGGTTGTATTCGCCCACCACCCTGCGGTTTTCATGGGACTCTTCTTGTTCTTTATGGGTTTTGCGACCGCCTACCCTCAATTCCAGGACCGACTCATCTTGCGCGAAGGCTTGCTGGTGGCGTTTTTCCTCGCCGGATTGGTGGTCCTTGGTGGCCAGCAGCAGTGGTGGCTTGAGCCACTTCTGAGGAGCATGGACTCGACCACCGTCTACTTTGGTGCAACCGCACTAACTGCGGTGACCGATAACGCCGCACTGACCTATCTCGGCTCGCTGGTCAGTGGTCTGAGCGACGAGTTTAAACATGCGCTCGTGGCCGGCGCAGTGACTGGCGGCGGCCTGACGGTTATTGCCAATGCACCAAATCCGGCGGGCTTCGCTATTCTGCGAGGTCATTTCGAAGACGAGGCGATCCATCCCATAGGACTGTTGGTGGCCGCGCTGCCGCCAACCCTTATGGCCGTACTGGCGTTTCGGCTACTTTGA